Proteins encoded by one window of Bradyrhizobium sp. B097:
- the xth gene encoding exodeoxyribonuclease III, giving the protein MRIATWNVNSVRQRIELLVAWLKECSPDIVCLQEIKCVDDAFPRLEVEALGYNVVTHGQKTFNGVALLSKLPFDETKSGLAGDDEDAHARFLEGVVTLKQGVVRVACLYLPNGNPANTDKYPYKLKWMSRLLEYTRERLKAEEPLILAGDFNVIPAARDVYNPAAWTDDALFRPATREAFQSLLGLGLTDALRAVNDEPGQYTFWDYQAGAWQKNWGLRIDHLLMSPQASDRLIDVGIDSYVRAWEKPSDHVPVWADLDFATA; this is encoded by the coding sequence ATGCGCATCGCTACGTGGAACGTCAACTCGGTCCGGCAACGGATCGAACTTCTGGTCGCCTGGCTGAAGGAGTGTTCCCCCGACATCGTGTGCCTGCAGGAGATCAAATGCGTCGACGACGCGTTTCCGCGGCTGGAGGTCGAGGCGCTCGGGTATAACGTCGTCACCCACGGCCAGAAGACCTTCAACGGCGTTGCGCTGCTGTCCAAGCTGCCGTTCGACGAGACCAAATCGGGCCTCGCCGGCGACGACGAGGACGCCCACGCCCGCTTCCTGGAAGGTGTCGTCACGTTGAAGCAGGGCGTGGTGCGGGTCGCGTGTCTCTACCTGCCCAACGGCAACCCCGCCAACACCGACAAATATCCGTACAAGCTCAAATGGATGTCGCGGCTTCTTGAGTACACGCGGGAACGGCTTAAGGCCGAGGAGCCGCTGATCCTGGCCGGCGACTTCAACGTCATTCCGGCGGCCCGCGACGTCTACAATCCGGCCGCTTGGACCGACGATGCCCTGTTCCGCCCTGCGACCCGCGAGGCCTTCCAGTCGCTGCTCGGCCTCGGCCTCACCGATGCGCTGCGCGCGGTCAATGACGAGCCCGGCCAGTACACGTTCTGGGACTACCAGGCCGGCGCCTGGCAGAAGAACTGGGGCCTGCGCATCGACCATCTGCTGATGTCACCGCAGGCCAGCGACCGGCTGATCGACGTCGGGATCGATAGCTATGTCCGCGCCTGGGAGAAGCCGTCCGACCATGTCCCGGTCTGGGCCGATCTCGATTTCG
- a CDS encoding efflux RND transporter periplasmic adaptor subunit — translation MKQRNLVLTVAVLGIAAGAAYMTRASWMGGGAATAQGTPRPRVVSVDLAKAERKSVPVDVDAIGQVTPISSVALKSRLETTIVSVHFEDGARVNEGDLLFMLDARQIDAQIEQAEGVLARDQAQLEGAQRDLRRYTELVGKGATTQVNLDNAKTQSDVLIGTIKADQFALENLRVQKSYTVIRAPFAGRISAANVKVGNFVRPADTLPLAVINQMAPVYVTFAIPQRALVDLRDAMGKGDSKVIATIPGHQRSESGKVAMVENAVDATTGMVTVRGIMNNASETLWPGTIVQTKLIIRSEDAVVVPTVAVQRSQNGNFVFVVQDGVAKVRPVKVDRTFQGSSVISDGLAGDESIVVDGQLLLSEGSRVELRARKAGA, via the coding sequence ATGAAACAACGGAATTTGGTTCTGACTGTCGCTGTTCTCGGCATTGCGGCCGGGGCGGCTTACATGACCCGCGCTTCATGGATGGGTGGCGGTGCCGCCACCGCGCAGGGGACGCCGCGGCCGCGCGTGGTCTCGGTGGATCTCGCCAAGGCCGAACGCAAATCGGTGCCGGTGGATGTCGACGCGATCGGACAGGTCACGCCGATCTCCAGCGTGGCGCTGAAGTCGCGGCTGGAGACCACCATCGTCTCGGTGCATTTCGAGGACGGCGCACGGGTCAATGAGGGCGACCTGCTGTTCATGCTCGACGCGCGGCAGATCGATGCCCAGATCGAGCAGGCCGAGGGCGTGCTGGCCCGCGACCAGGCCCAGCTCGAGGGCGCGCAGCGCGACCTCCGCCGCTATACCGAACTCGTCGGCAAGGGCGCGACCACGCAGGTCAACCTCGACAACGCCAAGACCCAGTCCGACGTCCTGATAGGCACGATCAAGGCCGACCAGTTCGCGCTGGAGAACCTCCGCGTCCAGAAGAGCTACACCGTGATCCGCGCGCCGTTCGCAGGCCGGATCAGCGCCGCCAACGTCAAGGTCGGAAACTTCGTCCGCCCCGCCGACACCCTGCCGCTGGCCGTCATCAACCAGATGGCGCCGGTCTATGTCACCTTCGCCATTCCCCAGCGTGCGCTGGTCGATCTGCGCGACGCCATGGGGAAGGGCGATTCCAAGGTGATCGCGACCATTCCCGGCCATCAGCGTTCCGAGAGCGGCAAGGTCGCGATGGTCGAGAACGCCGTCGATGCGACCACCGGCATGGTCACGGTGCGCGGCATCATGAACAATGCCAGCGAGACGCTGTGGCCCGGCACCATCGTGCAGACCAAGCTGATCATCCGCAGCGAAGACGCGGTCGTGGTGCCGACGGTCGCGGTGCAGCGCAGCCAGAACGGCAATTTCGTTTTCGTCGTCCAGGACGGCGTCGCCAAGGTCCGGCCGGTCAAGGTCGATCGCACATTCCAGGGCTCATCGGTGATCTCTGACGGATTGGCGGGCGATGAAAGCATCGTCGTCGATGGCCAGCTGCTGCTGTCGGAGGGATCGCGGGTCGAGCTGCGGGCACGCAAGGCCGGAGCCTGA